The Bubalus bubalis isolate 160015118507 breed Murrah chromosome 1, NDDB_SH_1, whole genome shotgun sequence genome includes a region encoding these proteins:
- the LOC102398268 gene encoding transmembrane protein 45A isoform X1 yields MGNAGKVMGDFKGHVLPGVFLFTLGIWWTITCVLKYAFKKQKRISYFEPKVLFYRIEMLEGIALVGMALIGILAGQFIPGGPHLILYDYKKDQWVRLPGWHHFTMYLFFGLLGVTNILCSTIRSLPPSFTKLMLLNALFVEAFIFYHHTHGREVLDIFVHKLLVLVICLTALVTFMELFMQAKITVELLRISLFLLQGSWFWQIAFVLYPLNGNPPWDLTDHNNIMFLTICFCWHYAIAIIITGAMYVFVTWLVKSRFTRFCPSEVELLKNAEQEQDSEEM; encoded by the exons TCATGGGGGATTTCAAAGGCCATGTTCTCCCTGGAGTCTTCTTATTTACATTGGGGATCTGGTGGACTATAACGTGCGTTCTGAAATATGCCTTCAAAAAGCAGAAGCGGATTTCCTACTTTGAGCCCAAAGTATTATTCTATCGAATAGAAATGTTGGAGGGAATTGCACTAGTTGGAATGGCTTTAATCG GCATACTTGCAGGACAGTTTATTCCTGGAGGACCGCACTTGATCTTATACGACTACAAAAAGGATCAGTGGGTCAGACTCCCAGGCTGGCATCATTTTACCATGTACCTCTTCTTTGGGCTGCTGGGTGTGACAAACATCTTATGTTCCACCATCAGgtcacttcctccctcctttACCAAGCTAATGCTATTAAATGCCTTATTTGTGGAGG CTTTTATCTTCTACCATCACACTCATGGCCGAGAAGTGCTGGACATCTTTGTGCACAAGCTTCTGGTCTTGGTCATCTGTTTGACAGCCCTGGTTACCTTCATGGAGCTCTTCATGCAGGCCAAGATAACTGTGGAACTTCTGCGGATAAGCCTTTTCCTGCTTCAGGGAAGCTGGTTCTGGCAG attGCGTTTGTCCTTTATCCCCTCAACGGAAACCCTCCTTGGGATTTAACGGATCATAACAACATTATGTTTCTCACCATATGCTTTTGCTGGCATTATGCAATAGCCATTATCATCACTGGAGCAATGTATGTCTTTGTCACCTG GTTGGTTAAATCTCGATTTACGAGGTTCTGCCCTTCAGAAGTTGAACTGCTGAAAAATGCTGAACAAGAACAAGATTCAGAAGAGATGTGA
- the LOC102398268 gene encoding transmembrane protein 45A isoform X2, which translates to MGDFKGHVLPGVFLFTLGIWWTITCVLKYAFKKQKRISYFEPKVLFYRIEMLEGIALVGMALIGILAGQFIPGGPHLILYDYKKDQWVRLPGWHHFTMYLFFGLLGVTNILCSTIRSLPPSFTKLMLLNALFVEAFIFYHHTHGREVLDIFVHKLLVLVICLTALVTFMELFMQAKITVELLRISLFLLQGSWFWQIAFVLYPLNGNPPWDLTDHNNIMFLTICFCWHYAIAIIITGAMYVFVTWLVKSRFTRFCPSEVELLKNAEQEQDSEEM; encoded by the exons ATGGGGGATTTCAAAGGCCATGTTCTCCCTGGAGTCTTCTTATTTACATTGGGGATCTGGTGGACTATAACGTGCGTTCTGAAATATGCCTTCAAAAAGCAGAAGCGGATTTCCTACTTTGAGCCCAAAGTATTATTCTATCGAATAGAAATGTTGGAGGGAATTGCACTAGTTGGAATGGCTTTAATCG GCATACTTGCAGGACAGTTTATTCCTGGAGGACCGCACTTGATCTTATACGACTACAAAAAGGATCAGTGGGTCAGACTCCCAGGCTGGCATCATTTTACCATGTACCTCTTCTTTGGGCTGCTGGGTGTGACAAACATCTTATGTTCCACCATCAGgtcacttcctccctcctttACCAAGCTAATGCTATTAAATGCCTTATTTGTGGAGG CTTTTATCTTCTACCATCACACTCATGGCCGAGAAGTGCTGGACATCTTTGTGCACAAGCTTCTGGTCTTGGTCATCTGTTTGACAGCCCTGGTTACCTTCATGGAGCTCTTCATGCAGGCCAAGATAACTGTGGAACTTCTGCGGATAAGCCTTTTCCTGCTTCAGGGAAGCTGGTTCTGGCAG attGCGTTTGTCCTTTATCCCCTCAACGGAAACCCTCCTTGGGATTTAACGGATCATAACAACATTATGTTTCTCACCATATGCTTTTGCTGGCATTATGCAATAGCCATTATCATCACTGGAGCAATGTATGTCTTTGTCACCTG GTTGGTTAAATCTCGATTTACGAGGTTCTGCCCTTCAGAAGTTGAACTGCTGAAAAATGCTGAACAAGAACAAGATTCAGAAGAGATGTGA